From Vibrio fortis, a single genomic window includes:
- a CDS encoding response regulator transcription factor — MDTNKKSFEQLVMEQSSALINCDPSNFNRAWSEAGFDVLDWFDIDRLTLFPNSMVCLEEGKTCSVSKQHIPPINKNLFVGGNHHDYLKLLKTPKTYLTFNEHEMANNGNFVLKQLHNEGGRWHCIIPLQLFGQRWGALSFSNFHDPSRKLAQDDIQRLKLICEIWLCYWQHSTLARSLKQSETCLQDDSDKLLLLSKKQSRVLALIAQGHSAKECAEKLHLSPRTIESHKYRMLGLLGLDNHIELTQFALRNGLGIVENSCAIR, encoded by the coding sequence ATGGATACAAACAAAAAGAGCTTCGAACAATTAGTTATGGAGCAATCGTCTGCGCTAATTAACTGTGACCCTTCCAATTTTAATCGTGCTTGGTCAGAGGCTGGTTTCGACGTGCTTGATTGGTTTGACATTGATAGACTGACTCTGTTTCCAAACTCAATGGTTTGTCTAGAAGAAGGCAAAACTTGCTCTGTATCTAAGCAGCATATCCCACCTATCAATAAGAACCTGTTTGTGGGTGGTAATCACCATGATTACCTCAAATTACTCAAAACACCCAAAACTTATCTCACGTTCAACGAACATGAGATGGCCAACAACGGCAACTTTGTTTTGAAGCAGTTGCACAATGAAGGGGGAAGATGGCACTGCATTATCCCTTTGCAACTTTTTGGACAGCGTTGGGGGGCACTATCATTTAGCAACTTCCATGATCCCTCAAGAAAGCTCGCTCAAGACGACATACAGCGTCTTAAATTGATTTGTGAGATCTGGCTCTGTTATTGGCAACACTCAACGTTGGCGCGTTCATTGAAACAGAGTGAAACTTGCCTGCAAGACGACAGTGACAAGCTGCTTTTGTTATCGAAGAAGCAATCCCGAGTGCTAGCATTAATCGCTCAGGGCCATAGCGCCAAAGAGTGTGCCGAGAAGCTCCATTTGAGCCCACGAACCATTGAGTCTCATAAGTACCGAATGCTCGGATTACTTGGCCTAGATAATCATATCGAGTTGACTCAATTCGCATTGAGAAACGGGCTCGGCATTGTCGAAAACTCTTGCGCTATTCGTTAG
- a CDS encoding succinylglutamate desuccinylase/aspartoacylase family protein: protein MKTEYLGDVLQGRQVITSLNVDDLPVGEHQFWFQVTSDGLGQPKNMPVSVFKGSQDGPKLMITAGIHGDELNGVLAAQQIIRELVGKTLKGTVTIVPTVNLPGLLNHSRDFVSSDPGSCPANLNRLFPGDAHGLAAERFVASLWEHLLKRNATFAVDLHTQTRGAVYPLYVFADYRIEQCVEMARLMRPDCVLNDPGDPGILETVWNRSGIPSITVEVGMGKVTQPEMIQRAVDGVFNILGYYGMLDESFEASSLPDIDWVAGDSVVSIRADIGGFVLPQVTLLQQVTAGDLLAIQYDAFGNECRRYLSPSKGHVLSYNVDALREPGALVARLLC from the coding sequence ATGAAAACAGAGTACTTAGGAGATGTATTACAAGGAAGACAGGTAATTACCTCTCTTAATGTTGACGATCTCCCAGTTGGAGAGCACCAGTTTTGGTTTCAAGTGACCAGTGATGGGCTTGGTCAGCCTAAGAATATGCCTGTGTCTGTTTTCAAAGGGAGCCAAGACGGGCCAAAGCTAATGATAACTGCGGGTATTCATGGTGATGAGCTGAATGGTGTGCTTGCCGCGCAACAGATCATTCGTGAGCTAGTCGGTAAAACGTTGAAAGGGACGGTGACGATTGTACCGACCGTTAACCTACCGGGCCTGTTGAATCATAGCCGTGACTTTGTCTCCTCGGATCCAGGTTCGTGCCCTGCTAACTTAAACCGACTATTTCCTGGTGATGCTCATGGCTTAGCGGCCGAAAGATTTGTGGCATCGTTATGGGAGCATTTATTGAAGCGCAATGCCACGTTTGCTGTTGATCTTCATACCCAAACTCGTGGTGCGGTTTACCCACTATATGTATTCGCAGATTATCGTATCGAACAGTGTGTTGAAATGGCACGCCTAATGAGACCTGATTGTGTTCTAAATGATCCCGGTGATCCTGGTATTTTGGAAACGGTTTGGAACCGAAGTGGTATTCCAAGCATTACCGTTGAGGTAGGAATGGGCAAAGTGACCCAACCAGAAATGATTCAGCGTGCGGTGGATGGGGTATTCAATATTCTCGGTTATTACGGCATGTTGGATGAAAGCTTCGAAGCTTCTTCCTTACCTGATATCGATTGGGTCGCAGGTGACAGTGTTGTCTCCATACGAGCAGATATTGGTGGTTTTGTACTGCCTCAAGTGACGCTGTTACAGCAGGTTACCGCTGGTGATCTGTTAGCCATTCAATATGATGCGTTTGGCAATGAATGTCGTCGCTATTTATCGCCTTCGAAAGGGCACGTATTGAGTTACAACGTGGATGCGCTTCGAGAGCCTGGTGCTTTAGTTGCGCGTTTACTGTGTTAG
- a CDS encoding protein disulfide oxidoreductase → MAQPKTNETEQLAEKKGGVSQRIKRWSKELLSILLIVGIISAAMDFYRAQSMPQGDALPMVGTTIQGEQIDLLELSKQGEPVIVYFWATWCGACKFVSPSVDWLAKSHNVVSVSLSSGSDERVSRYMQAKDYSFGVLNDTNGHIGRDWAISVTPTIAIIKDGEIKSITTGVTTPLGIWLRAALA, encoded by the coding sequence ATGGCTCAACCCAAGACCAATGAAACGGAACAACTCGCTGAAAAGAAAGGCGGAGTCAGTCAGCGCATTAAACGTTGGAGCAAAGAGCTGCTATCCATCCTACTTATTGTCGGCATTATCTCTGCAGCAATGGATTTCTATCGCGCACAGTCTATGCCTCAAGGTGATGCGTTACCTATGGTGGGAACGACAATTCAAGGAGAACAAATCGATCTCCTAGAGCTGAGTAAGCAAGGAGAACCTGTGATTGTCTACTTCTGGGCTACTTGGTGTGGCGCGTGTAAGTTCGTCAGTCCAAGTGTCGATTGGTTAGCGAAATCTCACAATGTCGTCTCTGTCTCTTTGTCTTCCGGCTCTGACGAGCGAGTATCGCGTTATATGCAAGCTAAGGACTACAGCTTTGGTGTGCTCAACGATACTAACGGTCACATTGGCCGTGATTGGGCAATCAGCGTCACGCCGACTATTGCCATCATTAAAGATGGAGAAATCAAAAGTATTACAACGGGTGTCACCACACCTCTGGGCATTTGGTTACGCGCAGCCTTGGCGTAA
- a CDS encoding DMT family transporter — protein MSQHHPIQGASWMLTAGLAFAIINSLTQIASIHFGLASTTVAVIQYAIAFFAILPYLQTLGIRRALQTNNLKMHIARVFLSVIGIQLWIWALAYPVPIWQGIALLMTSPLFATVGSGLFLKENVGKARWGATLAGFAGAMIILEPWADDFSWATLLPVGAAFFWACYSLMVKKLSSDDSPSTMVVYLLLLITPFNILLAATEWQMPSGFNIWAILVVIGVLTALAQWAIVKAYSVADASFVQPFDHAKLPLNVLAGWIVFSWVPPGRLWLGAAIIIASVAFITHRETKKER, from the coding sequence ATGTCTCAACATCACCCGATTCAAGGCGCAAGCTGGATGCTTACCGCTGGCCTTGCATTCGCAATCATTAACAGCTTAACCCAAATCGCCAGTATCCATTTTGGGCTCGCCTCCACGACAGTTGCTGTTATTCAATACGCCATCGCTTTCTTTGCAATTCTTCCTTACTTGCAAACACTCGGGATCCGCAGAGCTCTACAGACCAACAATCTAAAAATGCACATCGCTCGTGTGTTCTTATCGGTTATTGGTATCCAGTTGTGGATATGGGCGCTCGCATACCCAGTGCCGATTTGGCAAGGCATTGCACTTCTTATGACCTCGCCACTATTTGCGACTGTGGGTTCAGGTTTATTCTTAAAAGAGAATGTTGGTAAAGCACGCTGGGGCGCGACGCTTGCTGGCTTTGCTGGCGCGATGATCATCCTCGAACCATGGGCGGATGACTTTAGCTGGGCAACGCTATTGCCGGTAGGCGCCGCATTTTTCTGGGCATGTTACTCACTGATGGTGAAAAAGCTCTCATCTGACGATAGCCCTTCTACTATGGTGGTGTACCTGTTGTTACTCATTACACCATTTAACATCTTGTTGGCAGCCACTGAATGGCAAATGCCGAGTGGCTTTAACATCTGGGCGATCCTTGTTGTTATTGGCGTGCTCACCGCGCTCGCACAATGGGCGATTGTAAAAGCGTATTCGGTTGCAGACGCGTCATTCGTTCAACCTTTTGATCACGCGAAACTGCCTCTTAATGTACTCGCTGGTTGGATTGTATTTAGCTGGGTACCACCAGGGCGTCTCTGGCTTGGCGCGGCGATCATCATTGCTTCTGTTGCTTTCATTACCCATAGGGAAACCAAGAAAGAGCGTTAA
- a CDS encoding mechanosensitive ion channel family protein yields MMNFWRYLLLMLALVTSVSFAESIEKISETQDQLMVELSELQSAHEAEKPFLEDILRRKNQGLRDELFTQLSSDNKVLVDKVLGQQVTMLEQLLEMNEVKIVTLSKENRTTEGEAKKSIELRVQKRIGMMDDYYRQLAKTLTWSSDRGIDVAASKEKLKMALVARSEYLTNAILYTDTQRQDLEKRLAFVGDEEKATINSELERFSERTSVMVASLEETISLMEPYGVDVTSFKRVLLATTGDINADVLEWNVARDLLEGWVRSFGSWAFENTPSFVVKFALFLGILYATSLLAKLARKTVRKSVSHSKMDFSVLMQDFFVSIASKAVVFIGLLIALSQIGIELAPLLTGFGVAGVIIGFALQDTLSNFASGLMILIYRPYDVGDMVKVAGVQGTVKDMSLVSTTVQTIDNQRLVIPNNKIWGDVINNITAERVRRVDMVFGIGYSDDIDKAKAVLNDIIITHPKVLKKPEHMIKLHTLNTSSVDFVVRPWVKTDDYWDVYWDVTETVKKRFDEEGITIPFPQRDVHIYNHEQS; encoded by the coding sequence ATGATGAATTTTTGGCGATATCTACTGTTGATGTTGGCACTGGTAACGTCTGTGAGTTTTGCAGAAAGCATCGAGAAAATATCAGAAACTCAAGATCAGTTAATGGTGGAGTTAAGTGAGCTACAATCCGCTCATGAGGCTGAGAAGCCTTTTCTAGAAGATATTTTGAGGCGTAAGAACCAAGGATTACGTGACGAGCTTTTCACTCAGTTATCTTCCGACAACAAGGTGCTGGTGGACAAAGTACTTGGGCAACAAGTAACGATGCTTGAGCAACTTCTGGAAATGAACGAAGTTAAGATCGTCACTCTGAGTAAGGAGAATAGAACGACAGAGGGTGAAGCGAAAAAGAGCATTGAGCTGCGCGTCCAGAAACGTATCGGCATGATGGATGATTACTATCGTCAGTTGGCGAAAACGCTCACTTGGTCAAGCGATCGTGGTATTGATGTCGCCGCATCTAAAGAGAAGCTTAAAATGGCGCTCGTTGCGCGCTCCGAATATCTGACTAATGCCATTTTATACACAGATACTCAGCGTCAAGATTTAGAAAAACGTCTCGCCTTTGTTGGTGACGAAGAAAAGGCGACTATAAACAGCGAGTTGGAACGTTTTAGTGAGCGTACGAGTGTGATGGTCGCCAGCCTTGAAGAGACCATCTCTTTGATGGAGCCTTACGGGGTCGATGTGACGTCATTCAAGCGAGTATTACTGGCAACAACCGGTGACATTAACGCCGATGTATTGGAGTGGAATGTTGCTCGTGACTTGCTAGAAGGCTGGGTGAGAAGCTTTGGTTCGTGGGCATTTGAGAATACACCATCGTTTGTGGTTAAGTTTGCGCTGTTTCTGGGCATTCTCTACGCAACCAGTCTGTTAGCAAAACTTGCTCGTAAAACCGTTCGAAAGAGTGTCTCTCACTCTAAGATGGACTTTAGTGTCTTGATGCAGGACTTCTTTGTCTCGATCGCATCAAAAGCGGTAGTGTTCATCGGCTTGCTCATTGCACTATCTCAGATTGGTATTGAGCTCGCACCGCTACTGACCGGTTTTGGTGTTGCGGGTGTGATCATCGGTTTTGCATTACAAGATACGCTCTCTAATTTCGCGTCGGGCCTTATGATCCTTATCTACCGCCCATACGATGTAGGCGATATGGTAAAAGTGGCTGGAGTGCAGGGCACAGTTAAAGACATGAGCTTGGTGTCGACGACAGTGCAGACCATCGATAACCAACGTTTAGTCATTCCGAATAATAAAATCTGGGGCGATGTGATTAACAACATTACCGCGGAGCGGGTTCGTCGTGTGGATATGGTGTTTGGTATTGGCTATTCCGATGATATCGACAAAGCGAAGGCGGTATTGAATGACATCATTATCACTCATCCTAAAGTGCTGAAAAAGCCAGAGCATATGATCAAGCTTCATACATTGAATACTTCATCGGTTGATTTCGTGGTAAGGCCTTGGGTTAAAACCGACGATTACTGGGATGTTTACTGGGATGTGACTGAAACTGTGAAGAAACGATTCGACGAGGAAGGTATCACCATTCCATTCCCTCAGCGCGATGTGCATATCTATAATCATGAACAGAGTTAG
- a CDS encoding glutaredoxin encodes MSKPIKITLYRWGGSWGPFKVNIPCGECTLTKDILQDTFDNELSDVDVELEVKDWLSHWWEPLKYGAWHAPILVVEGKVVSQGEALNRGVLVQSVIKEWTERDTLKGNIVYGKATCPFCVKAKKMLDEAGIEYQYHDVVKDSAALYRMIPEVKAHIGQKTPVTVPQIWLDGQYIGGADNLEAWMKEKGLDTIPNNVVDLSNQSNG; translated from the coding sequence ATGAGCAAACCAATTAAAATTACCTTATATCGCTGGGGCGGAAGCTGGGGACCATTTAAAGTCAATATCCCTTGTGGTGAGTGTACCCTGACCAAAGATATTCTACAGGATACGTTTGATAATGAATTATCTGATGTCGACGTAGAGTTAGAGGTAAAAGATTGGCTGTCTCATTGGTGGGAGCCGTTGAAGTATGGCGCTTGGCATGCTCCGATCTTAGTCGTAGAAGGAAAAGTTGTTAGCCAAGGTGAAGCACTAAACCGCGGTGTATTGGTGCAGTCTGTTATCAAAGAGTGGACTGAGCGTGATACCCTTAAAGGCAACATCGTTTATGGTAAAGCAACCTGCCCTTTCTGTGTAAAAGCTAAGAAAATGCTTGATGAAGCCGGCATCGAATACCAGTATCACGATGTAGTAAAAGACAGCGCAGCACTGTACCGAATGATCCCAGAAGTTAAGGCACATATCGGACAAAAAACACCAGTCACCGTTCCGCAAATTTGGCTAGACGGTCAATACATTGGTGGTGCTGATAATCTAGAAGCTTGGATGAAAGAGAAAGGGCTAGATACCATTCCAAACAACGTAGTAGACCTTTCTAACCAATCCAATGGCTAA
- a CDS encoding DsbA family protein has protein sequence MKKHLLAGVILSALFSTTALAALSSQQEQQLEEINTFLKENPETISGLHTSLQQYLAGKEQAEKAQANSHDWLYNNPAHPIMGNPDSKNIIINFTDYNCPYCKRLEKALGQLVEESNDIKVINVYMSFKQQKLDKIDTNSALYAMNVWQQKPEAYSEVHDLLVAKSGLHTTRSLEAVAKRTGTEDLLKSTPELDSVLTTNHQTFSALGLTGTPTMIINGQLLPGYMPYDRLKDVVDQAF, from the coding sequence ATGAAGAAACATCTACTGGCTGGCGTTATCCTTAGTGCTTTATTTTCTACCACAGCACTCGCAGCATTAAGCTCTCAACAAGAGCAACAACTGGAAGAGATCAACACCTTTCTGAAAGAGAATCCAGAAACCATTTCTGGCCTACATACCAGCTTACAGCAATATCTAGCGGGTAAGGAGCAAGCAGAAAAGGCACAAGCTAACAGTCATGATTGGCTTTACAACAACCCTGCTCATCCAATCATGGGAAATCCAGACAGCAAAAACATCATCATCAACTTTACTGACTACAACTGTCCTTACTGTAAACGTCTAGAGAAGGCATTAGGTCAACTCGTCGAAGAGAGTAACGACATTAAAGTGATTAATGTTTACATGTCATTCAAGCAGCAGAAACTCGATAAAATTGACACCAACTCTGCGCTCTACGCGATGAATGTGTGGCAACAAAAACCAGAAGCGTATAGCGAAGTTCATGATCTCCTTGTAGCAAAGAGCGGCTTACATACCACTCGTTCTCTGGAAGCGGTAGCGAAAAGAACAGGCACAGAAGACCTGTTAAAGTCGACACCTGAGCTGGATTCTGTTCTTACAACCAACCATCAAACATTTTCTGCGTTGGGTTTAACTGGGACACCAACAATGATCATTAATGGTCAGCTTCTTCCGGGATACATGCCTTATGACAGGCTTAAAGACGTCGTAGACCAAGCGTTTTAA
- a CDS encoding RecX family transcriptional regulator, with protein MDNPEQKPRIRKATRIESVMNSAMWHLTQRDMTEHELISKLKVKTDNQEWIDEVLQRIRDFGYLKSNQDFAEQFVEQSFFGEFGSSYILEKLKKKGLKESEIYDAIHKVKADKNIDEQGLLNERINSYYTEFNISREKLVATLQKRGFSYQQVKIAIDQHPSSSNLKTNIQIKAEKADLEKEVLKYARKGKGLTAIKQELKQRQIDTDGINELIDRLINEEQLDFYSSCLEQLQKKSYDVNDHKERAKAYAMLSRKGFSSDEIKFALSEVDGSNE; from the coding sequence ATGGATAACCCAGAGCAGAAACCACGAATCAGAAAAGCGACCCGTATTGAGAGTGTCATGAACTCTGCGATGTGGCACCTCACTCAGCGAGATATGACTGAACATGAACTTATCTCTAAGCTAAAGGTAAAAACGGATAACCAAGAGTGGATTGATGAAGTTCTGCAGCGAATTCGTGATTTTGGGTATTTGAAATCGAATCAGGATTTCGCTGAACAGTTTGTCGAACAGTCCTTTTTTGGCGAGTTCGGGTCGTCCTATATTCTCGAAAAATTGAAGAAGAAAGGACTAAAAGAATCAGAGATTTATGATGCTATCCATAAAGTCAAAGCTGACAAGAATATCGATGAGCAGGGGCTACTCAATGAGCGGATCAATAGCTATTACACTGAGTTCAATATCAGCAGAGAAAAGCTGGTTGCTACCTTGCAGAAGCGAGGATTTAGCTATCAACAGGTCAAGATTGCCATTGATCAGCATCCAAGTAGTTCGAATCTGAAAACCAATATTCAAATCAAGGCAGAAAAGGCTGATTTAGAAAAAGAGGTTTTAAAGTACGCGCGTAAAGGCAAAGGGCTAACTGCCATCAAACAAGAACTCAAGCAACGTCAGATTGATACTGATGGTATCAACGAACTCATCGACAGGCTGATCAATGAAGAGCAACTAGACTTCTATTCAAGCTGTTTAGAACAACTTCAAAAGAAGTCTTACGACGTGAATGATCATAAAGAGCGAGCAAAGGCATACGCTATGCTCTCTCGTAAAGGTTTCTCTTCAGATGAAATTAAATTCGCACTCTCCGAGGTTGATGGCTCTAACGAATAG
- a CDS encoding porin produces the protein MKKAVLASAVVAALVSGSSLAATVYSSDGTELKIGGRAEFRGDFIGSGGAEVEGSMEDKTRFRLNLKGETQLTDTATAFGFYEAEQGSGDDTFKNRYMYAGVDFDGQAISFGRQDMASVIVSDFTDITEFSGVQQVIDSASDKEDGVFAYRGGFDALQLEATYKTNSAKDSDGYGISGVYSLPIGLDLGLTYAAEDLGAGAGSANQILAGVAYSLDSLYLAATYSMGDLNDKATLTDEESFTAMEFAAQYKFTKQISAAAVYTYQENELANGTKVDAVDGIELAGYYKFNSNFRTYLSYYLNGLDEVKTAGVVTEGEDTLRLGVRYDF, from the coding sequence ATGAAAAAGGCAGTTCTAGCTTCTGCAGTGGTAGCAGCACTAGTTTCAGGTTCATCTCTAGCAGCAACAGTTTACAGCTCTGACGGCACCGAACTTAAAATCGGTGGTCGCGCGGAATTCCGTGGTGACTTCATCGGTTCAGGTGGTGCAGAAGTTGAAGGCTCAATGGAAGACAAAACTCGCTTTCGTCTAAACCTAAAAGGTGAAACGCAATTAACTGATACAGCAACTGCGTTTGGCTTCTATGAAGCAGAGCAAGGCTCTGGCGACGATACATTTAAAAACCGTTACATGTACGCTGGCGTTGACTTTGATGGCCAAGCTATCTCTTTCGGTCGTCAAGACATGGCATCGGTTATCGTTTCAGATTTCACCGATATCACTGAGTTCTCTGGTGTTCAGCAAGTTATCGATTCAGCTTCTGATAAAGAAGACGGCGTATTTGCATACCGCGGTGGCTTTGATGCGCTTCAACTAGAAGCAACTTACAAAACAAACAGCGCAAAAGATTCTGATGGCTACGGTATCTCTGGTGTTTACTCACTGCCTATCGGTCTAGATCTTGGTCTAACTTACGCAGCTGAAGATTTGGGTGCTGGCGCAGGTAGCGCAAACCAAATTCTAGCGGGTGTTGCTTACTCTTTAGACAGCCTATATCTTGCAGCAACTTACTCAATGGGTGACCTAAACGACAAAGCAACGCTGACTGACGAAGAGTCGTTCACAGCGATGGAATTTGCGGCGCAATACAAGTTCACTAAACAAATCTCTGCAGCAGCGGTATACACATACCAAGAGAATGAACTAGCAAACGGCACCAAAGTTGATGCGGTAGACGGTATTGAACTGGCAGGTTACTACAAGTTCAACAGCAACTTCCGTACTTACCTATCGTACTACCTAAATGGTCTAGACGAAGTTAAGACTGCAGGCGTTGTAACTGAAGGTGAAGATACGCTTCGCCTAGGTGTACGCTACGATTTCTAA
- a CDS encoding protein-disulfide reductase DsbD family protein — MAAYAQSTGWISAPEHPPVKMRMMSTGEQSNDGKVIQTVLDVELSGEWKTYWRSPGEGGIPPSWDWSESSNIESVEWHWPIPKYYEQLGVMTLGYKKHVSFPVTLTLKDPSQPALFRAKLTFPSCTTICVLHDYAIELPIDGQSLALDEQAMFLFNQGMSRAPKSAYHVSNEQLFWDKTNQQLVAQLDNDQAWDKPQVLIDGESVIDDFFAQPTLHITNNTLTAVFDVSNWLGEVDLTERVVNVTISDTSFAEELSATVGAQPIAYENTTQGFWVMVGFALIGGLILNIMPCVLPVLGMKLNSIVQNQGASNNHIRISFIASALGVMTSFALLATGMTLLKLGGNAVGWGIQFQSVWFITLMLIITLLFSLNLLGLFELQLPSGMSTWMATQGDNSHSGHFVQGMFATLLATPCSAPFLGTAVAYALGASYVELWAIFLALGLGMSSPWLVFALFPSLTRLLPKPGTWMNKVKLLFGFMMFVTSLWLASLLKPFIGLFPTIVLCTTMFIAVLIWVGMKLGRKVMAPLLAITTVLSGVGLIAGSMTAERWRTPIIDDLPWQPLDAKQIPALVAQGKTVFVDVTAEWCITCKANKVGVILQDPVYAHLQQQDMVLMKGDWTTPSDRVTDYLQSNGRYGVPFNIVYGPDAPKGIALPVILNSDTVVSTIESAR; from the coding sequence ATGGCTGCTTATGCTCAAAGCACAGGCTGGATCAGCGCACCTGAGCACCCACCCGTAAAAATGCGGATGATGTCGACAGGCGAACAATCAAACGACGGAAAGGTCATTCAAACTGTCCTTGATGTTGAGCTTTCTGGAGAGTGGAAGACCTATTGGCGCAGCCCAGGTGAAGGTGGTATTCCGCCGAGCTGGGACTGGTCAGAGTCGAGCAATATCGAATCTGTCGAGTGGCATTGGCCCATTCCAAAATACTACGAGCAACTGGGTGTGATGACGCTCGGGTACAAAAAGCACGTTAGCTTCCCGGTGACGTTAACGCTAAAAGACCCGAGTCAACCCGCACTGTTTCGCGCCAAGTTGACGTTCCCATCATGTACAACCATCTGCGTGCTTCACGATTACGCAATTGAGCTACCTATTGATGGTCAATCACTCGCTCTTGATGAACAGGCAATGTTCTTGTTCAACCAAGGCATGAGTCGTGCTCCTAAGTCTGCTTACCACGTATCAAACGAGCAGTTGTTCTGGGACAAAACCAATCAGCAGCTTGTGGCTCAGCTCGACAATGATCAAGCATGGGACAAGCCGCAAGTTTTGATTGATGGTGAATCTGTCATCGATGACTTTTTTGCTCAGCCAACTCTGCATATCACAAACAACACACTAACCGCAGTATTTGACGTTTCAAATTGGTTGGGTGAAGTCGACCTTACAGAGCGTGTCGTTAACGTAACCATCTCGGATACCAGCTTCGCAGAAGAGTTGTCTGCTACCGTCGGCGCTCAGCCTATTGCGTATGAAAACACAACCCAAGGCTTCTGGGTCATGGTTGGATTTGCGCTGATTGGAGGATTGATTCTCAACATTATGCCGTGTGTGCTGCCAGTGCTTGGTATGAAACTCAACAGCATTGTCCAGAATCAAGGGGCATCAAATAACCACATTCGGATCTCGTTTATCGCGTCAGCACTAGGGGTGATGACTTCATTTGCCCTACTTGCGACGGGGATGACGTTACTCAAACTGGGCGGCAATGCCGTTGGTTGGGGCATCCAATTCCAGAGTGTTTGGTTCATCACATTGATGTTAATCATTACCCTACTGTTTTCACTCAACCTACTTGGTTTGTTTGAGCTTCAACTCCCCTCAGGAATGAGTACATGGATGGCGACACAGGGCGACAATTCGCACTCGGGTCATTTTGTGCAAGGCATGTTTGCTACGCTGCTGGCGACACCTTGTAGTGCTCCTTTCTTAGGGACGGCGGTTGCCTATGCTTTAGGCGCCAGCTACGTCGAACTTTGGGCTATTTTCTTAGCACTTGGTTTAGGGATGAGCTCCCCTTGGTTGGTATTTGCTCTGTTCCCAAGTTTGACACGACTCCTACCTAAGCCTGGCACCTGGATGAATAAAGTGAAGCTATTGTTTGGTTTCATGATGTTTGTAACCAGCCTTTGGTTAGCTAGCCTGCTTAAGCCATTTATCGGGTTATTTCCGACCATTGTTCTTTGCACGACGATGTTCATCGCTGTATTGATTTGGGTAGGAATGAAACTTGGACGTAAAGTAATGGCGCCTCTCTTGGCGATCACGACTGTACTGTCTGGTGTCGGCTTAATTGCCGGAAGTATGACGGCAGAGCGCTGGAGAACCCCTATCATTGACGATCTTCCATGGCAGCCGCTCGATGCTAAACAAATTCCAGCCTTGGTCGCTCAAGGTAAAACGGTATTTGTCGATGTCACCGCCGAGTGGTGTATCACCTGTAAAGCGAACAAGGTAGGCGTGATCTTGCAAGATCCTGTCTATGCTCACCTCCAACAACAAGACATGGTGCTGATGAAAGGCGATTGGACCACGCCAAGTGACCGCGTTACGGACTATTTGCAAAGTAACGGTCGCTACGGTGTTCCATTCAATATTGTTTACGGCCCTGATGCACCAAAAGGTATCGCACTGCCGGTCATCTTAAATAGTGACACGGTGGTTAGTACTATCGAATCTGCGAGGTAA